A genomic region of Methanothermobacter sp. CaT2 contains the following coding sequences:
- the rpl3p gene encoding 50S ribosomal protein L3: protein MARHHQPRKGSVAFSPRKRAARETPRVKSWPQVDEPGLLALAGYKAGMTHVMMVDNRKNSPTEGMEVSTPVTILEVPPLTVMAVRAYERTSRGLKTLGEVLATETKEDLRRKLTPPAEDYDQEAAIERIRSNMEYVADVRVIVHTNPRLASVPKKKPEVFECGLGGKTPEEKFEYALEILGKDVRASEIFSEGTFVDAIAVTKGKGFQGPVKRWGIRIQYGKAARSSKGRHIGSLGPWTPSRTMWTVPQAGQMGYHRRTEYNKQILKIGDASEADQVNPSGGFVRYGLVRNDYVMVKGSVPGPTKRLVVLRKAIRAAGKQEEAPQINYISTASKQGV from the coding sequence ATGGCTAGACATCATCAACCAAGAAAAGGATCAGTTGCATTCAGTCCAAGAAAAAGGGCGGCAAGGGAAACCCCCAGGGTCAAATCATGGCCCCAGGTGGATGAACCGGGACTGCTTGCCCTGGCAGGCTACAAGGCAGGGATGACCCACGTAATGATGGTTGATAACCGGAAAAATTCCCCTACAGAGGGGATGGAGGTTTCAACTCCAGTCACAATACTTGAGGTCCCACCCCTAACAGTGATGGCTGTGAGGGCCTATGAAAGGACAAGCAGGGGCCTTAAGACCCTTGGAGAGGTCCTGGCCACCGAGACAAAGGAGGACCTCAGAAGGAAGCTCACTCCGCCTGCAGAGGACTATGACCAGGAGGCTGCAATCGAAAGGATAAGGTCAAATATGGAATACGTTGCAGATGTCAGGGTTATTGTACACACAAACCCCAGACTTGCAAGCGTACCCAAAAAGAAACCTGAGGTCTTTGAGTGCGGTCTTGGAGGTAAGACCCCTGAGGAGAAATTCGAATACGCACTGGAAATCCTCGGTAAGGATGTGAGGGCATCAGAGATATTCTCCGAGGGAACCTTCGTTGATGCCATAGCCGTGACCAAGGGTAAGGGATTCCAGGGCCCTGTTAAGAGATGGGGTATAAGGATACAGTACGGTAAGGCTGCAAGGAGCAGTAAGGGAAGACACATAGGGTCACTGGGTCCATGGACACCATCAAGGACCATGTGGACAGTTCCACAGGCCGGGCAGATGGGTTACCACAGGAGGACCGAGTACAACAAGCAGATACTCAAGATCGGTGACGCCAGTGAGGCTGACCAGGTAAACCCCAGCGGCGGCTTTGTAAGGTATGGTCTTGTCAGAAACGATTATGTAATGGTTAAGGGGTCAGTTCCAGGCCCAACAAAGAGGCTTGTGGTGCTCAGGAAGGCCATAAGGGCTGCAGGTAAGCAGGAAGAGGCACCCCAGATAAACTACATCAGCACAGCATCAAAACAAGGAGTATAA
- a CDS encoding 50S ribosomal protein L23, giving the protein MDPYAVIMKPHVTEKSMNLIDQNNELAFVVMRKSTKKDVRRAFEELFAVKVERVNTQVTPRGQKIAYIKLAKEHSAEDIAVKLGVF; this is encoded by the coding sequence ATGGATCCATATGCTGTTATCATGAAACCACATGTCACAGAAAAGAGCATGAACCTTATAGACCAGAACAACGAGCTGGCATTTGTGGTTATGAGAAAAAGCACAAAAAAGGATGTCAGAAGGGCGTTCGAGGAACTCTTTGCAGTTAAGGTTGAGAGGGTTAACACACAGGTAACCCCAAGGGGCCAGAAGATTGCCTACATAAAACTGGCAAAGGAACACAGCGCAGAGGATATAGCTGTTAAACTGGGAGTATTCTAA
- the rpl4p gene encoding 50S ribosomal protein L4, with amino-acid sequence MKIKVYSLEGEAIDEMELPEIFNEEFRPDVIKRAVLSAQTARVQPWGPDPMAGKRTSAKSYGAGRGVAMVPRIKNGSRAAFVPQAVGGRRAHPPRPQKNYHERINRKERRLAIRSAVAATARRDLVEARGHRIENVPQVPLVVDDELSRIKRTADTREVFRKLGIMDDIVRAKEGKKIRAGKGKMRGRKYRTPRGPLIVVGEDKGIALGARNHPGVDVVTVENLNAELLAPGTHPGRLTVFTRSAIEKLEGLFQ; translated from the coding sequence ATGAAGATCAAGGTTTATTCCCTAGAAGGTGAAGCCATAGATGAAATGGAACTTCCTGAAATTTTCAATGAGGAGTTCAGGCCCGACGTGATAAAAAGGGCCGTTCTATCAGCACAGACCGCGAGGGTACAGCCATGGGGTCCCGACCCGATGGCTGGTAAAAGGACCTCTGCCAAGTCCTATGGTGCCGGTCGCGGCGTTGCAATGGTCCCACGTATAAAAAATGGTTCAAGGGCGGCCTTTGTCCCCCAGGCAGTTGGCGGTAGAAGGGCCCACCCACCAAGGCCACAGAAGAACTACCATGAGAGGATAAACAGAAAGGAAAGGAGACTTGCAATAAGGTCCGCGGTTGCAGCAACAGCCAGGAGGGACCTTGTGGAGGCAAGGGGTCACCGGATAGAGAATGTGCCCCAGGTGCCCCTGGTGGTTGACGATGAACTCTCCAGAATCAAAAGGACAGCAGACACAAGGGAAGTCTTCAGGAAACTTGGAATCATGGACGACATCGTGAGGGCGAAGGAAGGTAAAAAGATAAGAGCTGGAAAGGGAAAGATGAGGGGAAGGAAGTACAGGACACCCAGAGGTCCACTCATAGTTGTGGGCGAGGATAAAGGCATCGCACTGGGTGCAAGAAACCACCCTGGTGTGGACGTTGTCACAGTCGAAAACCTCAACGCTGAACTCCTCGCACCAGGAACCCACCCTGGAAGACTGACCGTCTTTACAAGATCAGCAATAGAAAAACTTGAGGGACTCTTTCAGTAA